One Myxococcota bacterium DNA segment encodes these proteins:
- a CDS encoding AMP-binding protein: MELVPFRHWIVARRDDDRPALRFEDQTLSYRAFVAGCAQRAAYLLANRGDGPLHVGVLLDNVPDFPMWIGAAALAKGVIVGINPTRRGAELARDIRHTDCGWIVTEAAHRDLLAGLDTDVPADRILDVDTPAFAETLAPYAGADIPDVEVEMSDLLLLLFTSGTSGAPKAVICSQGKLSLVAQNLAGRLALDENTVSYQSMPMFHSNGLFTGTAPTIVVGGTAVLRRKFSASGTIPDIKKYGCTYFNYVGKPLSYILAQPERPDDADNPLRVVFGNEAADLDIERFAKRFATEVVDGYGSTETGVAVQRTPDMPKGSLGRGDDATRVLDAETGNECPPARFDDSGRLLNAEEAIGELVNTGGRALFEGYYNNDEANAQRMRDGMYWTGDLAYRDADGFIYFAGRDFEWLRVDGENFSAAPVERILARYPGVVLSAVYAVPDEEVGDQVMAALEVTDPDGFDPAAFDAFLAEQADLGTKWTPRYVRLSTALPVTQTSKVQKRQLRAERWECDETVWYRPERGAALRRLEAADIAALRERFVARGRESQLI, translated from the coding sequence TTGGAGTTGGTCCCGTTCCGTCATTGGATCGTCGCGCGCCGCGACGACGACCGCCCTGCCCTGCGCTTCGAGGATCAGACGCTCAGCTACCGCGCGTTCGTCGCGGGCTGCGCCCAGCGCGCCGCGTACCTGCTGGCGAATCGGGGCGACGGCCCCCTGCACGTGGGCGTCCTGCTCGACAACGTCCCCGACTTCCCGATGTGGATCGGCGCCGCCGCGCTCGCGAAGGGCGTCATCGTCGGCATCAACCCGACCCGCCGCGGCGCCGAGCTCGCCCGCGACATCCGCCACACCGACTGTGGCTGGATCGTGACCGAAGCCGCCCACCGCGACCTGCTCGCGGGCCTCGACACCGACGTCCCCGCCGATCGCATCCTCGACGTCGACACGCCGGCCTTCGCGGAAACGCTCGCGCCCTACGCCGGGGCCGACATTCCCGACGTCGAGGTCGAGATGAGCGACCTCCTGCTTCTGCTCTTCACCTCGGGCACGAGTGGCGCACCGAAGGCGGTGATCTGCAGCCAGGGGAAGCTGTCGCTCGTCGCCCAAAATCTCGCGGGCCGACTCGCCCTCGACGAGAACACGGTCTCCTACCAGTCGATGCCAATGTTCCACAGCAACGGGCTGTTCACCGGCACCGCACCCACGATCGTCGTCGGCGGCACCGCCGTCCTGCGCCGGAAGTTCTCGGCGTCGGGCACGATCCCTGACATCAAGAAGTACGGTTGCACCTACTTCAACTACGTGGGCAAGCCGCTCTCCTACATCCTCGCCCAACCCGAGCGCCCCGACGACGCGGACAACCCGCTGCGGGTCGTCTTCGGCAACGAGGCCGCCGACCTCGACATCGAGCGCTTCGCGAAGCGTTTCGCCACCGAAGTCGTCGACGGTTACGGGTCGACCGAAACCGGTGTCGCCGTCCAGCGCACGCCCGACATGCCGAAGGGATCGCTCGGACGCGGCGACGACGCCACCCGCGTGCTCGATGCGGAAACAGGGAACGAGTGCCCGCCGGCTCGGTTCGATGATTCGGGTCGCCTGCTGAACGCCGAGGAAGCCATCGGGGAGCTCGTCAACACCGGCGGACGCGCGCTCTTCGAGGGCTACTACAACAACGACGAAGCGAACGCCCAGCGCATGCGCGACGGCATGTACTGGACCGGCGACCTCGCCTATCGCGACGCCGACGGCTTCATCTACTTCGCCGGCCGCGACTTCGAGTGGCTGCGCGTGGACGGCGAGAACTTCTCCGCCGCGCCCGTCGAGCGCATCCTCGCGCGCTACCCGGGGGTGGTGCTGTCCGCCGTGTACGCGGTGCCCGACGAAGAGGTGGGCGACCAGGTGATGGCCGCCCTGGAGGTGACCGATCCCGACGGGTTCGACCCCGCCGCCTTCGACGCCTTCCTCGCCGAGCAGGCCGACCTCGGCACCAAGTGGACGCCCCGCTACGTCCGGCTGAGTACCGCGCTGCCGGTGACCCAGACCAGCAAGGTGCAGAAGCGCCAGCTGCGGGCCGAACGCTGGGAGTGCGACGAGACCGTGTGGTACCGCCCCGAACGCGGTGCCGCGCTGCGTCGGCTGGAAGCGGCGGACATCGCTGCACTCCGCGAGCGCTTCGTCGCCCGCGGACGGGAATCCCAGCTGATCTGA
- a CDS encoding amidohydrolase family protein: MSSLVIRGGSVIDGTGRPGFDADVRIEDGRVAEIGTQLSGDTELDASGAVVTPGFIDIHTHYDAQVFWDPALTPSCFHGVTTVVAGNCGFSVAPTRAADRETIALTLEKVEDMNPASLMEGIPWDFETFPEYLASVERRGTVLNYGAYIGHTALRLFHMGADAYERAATDDEVTAMASSVREAMQAGAVGLASSFAPTHVGIDGKPVCSRLAELSEFEALGKELAKLGRGVIEATLGEGFAFDTIYAFQRRVGVPVTYTALLAIPGLWQHGSKIHAEQLAEGTDVWPQISCRKITLQTQLKEPFPFDQAACFAALHAGTRAEREAAYRDAAWRSRALDELANTPLPTRWENFELAESNVHTDLIDRKLVDLAKERGESPLDTMIALSLEENLETRFRYVQANDDEEGIAHLLQQEQMAIGLSDAGAHVGMLCDAPLPTDLLGNWVRERGVLPLSEAVRKLTSEPASIFRFEDRGVLTPGAHADVCVFDPNTVGPGKLRRVRDFPANADRLTADTPSGIRHVLVNGTPICRDGESRVDQLEDRPGVRPRQLPFGS; the protein is encoded by the coding sequence ATGTCCTCCCTCGTGATCCGCGGCGGCAGCGTAATCGACGGCACGGGCCGTCCGGGCTTCGACGCCGACGTCCGCATCGAAGACGGCCGCGTGGCCGAGATCGGGACCCAGCTCTCGGGCGACACCGAACTGGATGCCAGCGGCGCCGTCGTGACGCCCGGCTTCATCGACATCCACACCCACTACGACGCCCAGGTCTTCTGGGACCCGGCCCTCACCCCGTCCTGCTTCCACGGCGTGACCACCGTCGTCGCGGGGAACTGCGGCTTCTCGGTCGCCCCGACCCGCGCAGCCGACCGCGAGACGATCGCGCTGACCCTCGAGAAGGTCGAGGACATGAATCCCGCCTCCTTGATGGAAGGGATTCCTTGGGACTTCGAGACCTTCCCGGAGTACCTGGCATCGGTGGAGCGGCGGGGCACCGTCCTGAACTACGGCGCCTACATCGGGCACACCGCCCTGCGTCTCTTTCACATGGGCGCGGACGCCTACGAGCGCGCCGCCACCGACGACGAGGTGACGGCGATGGCCAGCTCCGTGCGCGAGGCCATGCAGGCCGGCGCCGTTGGCCTGGCGTCGAGCTTCGCGCCGACCCACGTCGGCATCGACGGCAAGCCGGTGTGCAGCCGTCTCGCCGAGCTGTCCGAGTTCGAAGCGCTCGGCAAGGAACTCGCGAAGCTCGGACGCGGCGTGATCGAAGCCACGCTGGGCGAGGGGTTCGCCTTCGACACGATCTACGCCTTCCAGCGACGCGTCGGCGTGCCGGTGACCTACACGGCCCTGCTCGCGATCCCGGGACTCTGGCAGCACGGCTCGAAGATCCACGCGGAGCAGCTCGCCGAGGGCACCGACGTCTGGCCCCAGATCTCGTGTCGCAAGATCACGCTCCAGACCCAGCTCAAAGAGCCTTTCCCCTTCGATCAGGCCGCGTGCTTCGCGGCCCTCCACGCGGGAACGCGCGCCGAACGCGAAGCCGCCTACCGCGACGCGGCCTGGCGATCCCGGGCGCTCGACGAACTGGCGAACACCCCGCTGCCCACGCGCTGGGAGAACTTCGAGCTCGCCGAGAGCAACGTGCACACCGACCTGATCGATCGCAAGCTCGTCGACCTGGCGAAGGAGCGGGGCGAGTCTCCGCTCGACACGATGATCGCCCTCTCTCTGGAAGAGAACCTCGAGACGCGCTTCCGCTACGTGCAGGCGAACGACGACGAAGAAGGCATCGCCCATCTCCTCCAGCAGGAACAGATGGCGATCGGACTCTCAGACGCCGGAGCCCACGTCGGCATGCTCTGCGACGCACCGCTCCCCACCGACCTGCTGGGCAACTGGGTGCGGGAACGCGGCGTGCTGCCGCTCTCCGAAGCCGTCCGCAAGCTCACGTCCGAGCCTGCCTCGATTTTCCGCTTCGAAGATCGCGGCGTGCTCACCCCCGGCGCCCACGCCGACGTGTGCGTCTTCGATCCGAACACGGTCGGGCCCGGGAAGCTGCGTCGAGTGCGCGACTTCCCGGCCAACGCCGACCGCCTCACGGCCGACACCCCGAGCGGAATCCGCCACGTGCTCGTGAACGGGACCCCGATCTGCCGCGACGGCGAGAGCCGGGTCGACCAGCTGGAGGACCGGCCGGGCGTGCGTCCGCGCCAGCTGCCCTTCGGGTCCTGA
- a CDS encoding 2,4'-dihydroxyacetophenone dioxygenase family protein → MATASESTTVGDPTAAAPLAVHFGAEDLPFVEIGDGSQLKVIQVDRAQGLWVIENVFQNGYQVPTHKHTGPVWGFTVSGAWKYAEYDYVNRAGSMLYEPAGSVHTLQCIEDTTRVWFHMTGSNLNLDAKGEIESVVDGDVTLQAYLALCEAQGFARPNVLISG, encoded by the coding sequence ATGGCCACTGCGAGCGAATCAACGACGGTCGGCGACCCCACGGCAGCGGCGCCCCTGGCCGTGCATTTCGGCGCCGAAGACCTGCCCTTCGTGGAGATCGGCGACGGCAGCCAGCTCAAGGTGATCCAGGTGGATCGCGCCCAGGGCCTGTGGGTGATCGAGAACGTCTTCCAGAACGGCTACCAGGTGCCCACCCACAAGCACACTGGCCCGGTCTGGGGCTTCACGGTGTCCGGGGCGTGGAAGTACGCCGAGTACGACTACGTCAACCGCGCGGGCTCGATGCTCTACGAGCCGGCGGGCTCGGTCCACACCCTCCAGTGCATCGAAGACACGACCCGCGTCTGGTTCCACATGACGGGCTCCAACCTCAACCTCGACGCCAAGGGCGAGATCGAGTCGGTGGTGGACGGCGACGTCACGCTGCAGGCCTACCTCGCGCTGTGTGAGGCGCAGGGCTTCGCGCGACCGAACGTGCTGATCAGCGGCTAG
- a CDS encoding DUF3604 domain-containing protein, translated as MARGRRLAGSLIGVAALLACSGEHQGPGAVTEHALDPGWERAPDAAQSAVRAENGLPDDSQVLFGDLHTHTTFSPDAFIMSLPMLGGSGVHPPADACDFARFCADLDFWSINDHAEGISPRHWSDTIDAITECNRVAGSGDTPDLVSFLGWEWSQVGPTPEEHYGHKNVVLLETDRTRVPARPIAAPRPQFRAMSFGPVATLALATLHFSERQRIFDYGYYTDALQAVPACDAGVDPRELPLDCHEVAPDPSTLHAKLDAWDTPSIVIPHGTSWGLMTPRGFSLERELAAGQHDPSRQRLFEIYSGHGSAEPYRDWAAEGPGEAAMCPVPTPDYLPCCWRAGEIIRERCERESGEDCDARAQTAQRHYLEAGASGFQTVPGAEVADWLDCDQCRDCFNPAFSHRPAGSAQAATAFASTDGPGGAERRYRFGFIGSSDTHDARPGNGFKEFARLENTEASPVRNGSGDDPVAESRPIDWAKIGTAGRRYMERAASYLYTGGLAAVHARGRDREAIWDAFERREVYGTSGDRILLWFDLMNSAEGPQPMGAWVQDFADTPRFRVAAAGAFEQRPGCPDPVHDALTPERLEALCLGECFHPGERRRRITRIEVVRIRASAGASPVETRVEDPWRVLPCEDAGDGCRVEFEDPEFTSAEGEVAYYVRAIQEPTPAVNAGGVRCTTDDAGDCLEVDPCYGDDRTSPEDDCLADNEERAWSSPIFVTPAAAPVSEATAALPRAAGLSAAMR; from the coding sequence ATGGCACGGGGACGCCGTCTCGCAGGAAGCCTGATCGGGGTGGCCGCCCTGTTGGCGTGCAGCGGCGAGCACCAGGGGCCGGGAGCCGTGACCGAGCATGCGCTCGATCCCGGCTGGGAGCGGGCTCCCGACGCGGCTCAGTCCGCCGTGCGCGCGGAAAACGGCTTGCCCGACGACAGCCAGGTGCTGTTCGGCGACCTCCACACCCACACCACCTTCTCCCCCGACGCGTTCATCATGTCGCTGCCGATGCTCGGGGGGAGCGGTGTCCACCCTCCCGCCGACGCCTGCGACTTCGCGCGGTTCTGCGCCGATCTGGACTTCTGGAGCATCAACGACCACGCCGAGGGCATCTCGCCGCGCCACTGGTCCGACACGATCGACGCCATCACCGAGTGCAACCGCGTGGCCGGCTCCGGGGACACACCGGATCTCGTGAGTTTCCTGGGCTGGGAATGGAGCCAGGTCGGTCCGACGCCGGAAGAGCACTACGGACACAAGAACGTGGTGCTCCTCGAAACCGATCGGACGCGGGTTCCCGCCCGCCCGATCGCGGCACCCCGCCCCCAGTTTCGCGCCATGTCGTTCGGTCCGGTGGCGACCCTCGCCCTGGCCACCCTGCATTTCTCGGAGCGTCAGCGGATCTTCGACTACGGCTACTACACCGACGCGTTGCAGGCAGTGCCCGCCTGCGACGCCGGGGTCGACCCGCGTGAGCTGCCTCTCGATTGTCACGAAGTTGCGCCGGATCCGAGCACGCTCCACGCGAAGCTCGACGCCTGGGACACGCCATCGATCGTGATCCCCCACGGCACGAGCTGGGGCCTGATGACACCGCGCGGGTTCTCCCTCGAACGCGAACTCGCCGCGGGACAACACGACCCGTCGCGTCAGCGCCTCTTCGAGATCTATTCGGGGCACGGCAGCGCCGAGCCCTACCGCGACTGGGCGGCCGAGGGGCCCGGGGAGGCGGCGATGTGTCCCGTGCCGACGCCGGACTATCTGCCTTGCTGCTGGCGCGCCGGTGAGATCATCCGGGAACGCTGCGAGCGCGAGTCGGGCGAGGACTGCGACGCCCGCGCCCAGACGGCGCAACGTCACTACCTCGAGGCCGGAGCGTCGGGTTTCCAGACCGTCCCCGGCGCCGAGGTCGCCGACTGGCTCGACTGCGATCAGTGTCGCGATTGTTTCAACCCGGCCTTCTCCCATCGTCCCGCCGGGTCCGCCCAGGCGGCGACCGCGTTCGCCTCCACCGACGGGCCGGGCGGCGCCGAACGCCGCTACCGGTTCGGGTTCATCGGCTCGAGCGACACCCACGACGCGAGACCGGGCAACGGCTTCAAGGAGTTCGCGCGCCTCGAGAACACGGAGGCGTCGCCGGTGCGCAACGGCAGCGGCGACGATCCCGTCGCCGAGTCGCGCCCGATCGACTGGGCGAAGATCGGAACCGCGGGGCGGCGCTACATGGAGCGCGCGGCGTCGTACCTGTACACGGGAGGGCTCGCCGCGGTGCACGCCCGCGGGCGCGATCGCGAAGCGATCTGGGATGCCTTCGAGCGACGCGAGGTCTACGGGACGTCGGGGGACCGGATTCTCCTGTGGTTCGATCTCATGAACAGCGCGGAGGGTCCCCAGCCGATGGGCGCCTGGGTCCAGGACTTCGCCGATACGCCGCGCTTCCGTGTCGCAGCGGCGGGCGCCTTCGAACAACGCCCGGGCTGCCCCGATCCGGTGCATGACGCGCTCACCCCCGAGCGACTCGAGGCGCTGTGTCTCGGCGAGTGCTTCCACCCCGGCGAACGCCGTCGACGCATCACCCGCATCGAGGTGGTGCGCATCCGGGCGAGCGCCGGCGCGTCGCCCGTCGAGACGCGGGTCGAAGACCCCTGGCGGGTGTTGCCCTGTGAAGACGCAGGCGATGGCTGCCGCGTCGAGTTCGAAGACCCGGAGTTTACGTCCGCAGAGGGAGAGGTCGCCTACTACGTGCGCGCGATCCAGGAACCGACGCCGGCCGTGAATGCCGGCGGGGTCCGCTGCACCACCGACGACGCGGGGGACTGTCTCGAGGTCGACCCCTGCTACGGCGACGACCGCACGTCGCCCGAGGACGACTGCCTCGCGGACAATGAGGAGCGCGCCTGGTCGTCGCCGATCTTCGTCACCCCGGCCGCCGCGCCCGTCTCGGAAGCGACGGCGGCGCTGCCGCGCGCCGCCGGGCTGTCGGCGGCAATGCGATAA
- a CDS encoding molybdopterin-dependent oxidoreductase, which translates to MARETRPSYCRFCFNACAMLVDFEDGEPVAVRGDRENPVYQGYFCVKGQQLLEARRHPERLLHSQKRDAAGQHRPIPSTQAFDEIAERLARIRETYGPRSIALYSGTFSTANPANGTLATAWMKALGSRMAFNSNTIDQPGKALAQALHGMWMAPFQDFATADVALLIGVNPLVAMSGGIPQGNPGRFLEDALARGLRLIAIDPRRTETARRAQHYLQPRPGEDAAIVAALLHVILEEGLHDAGFCEEHVGGLDALRAAIAPFTPAEVARRADLEPDALIAAARLFATAGRGVATAGTGPNMSGNGTLFEYLLLCLNTVCGRWLRAGERVANPGAVVPTFSAKAQALPPWPAWGFGEKLRVRGFTNTAAGMPTPALADEILLEGEGRVRALVNLGGNPVAAWPDQRKTLAALEKLDLLVQIDIKMSATAQLADYVIAAKHSLEMPGITLNQDYLALYGVGFGYPEAYGQYTPALVAPPEGSDVVEEWEFFYETARRMQLPLALKQMALTGPARGEPIPLDMDDKPSSEDIFAILMRDARISFEELKRHPHGATFPEPAVHVAPKDAGWTGRLDVGNTDMLAALAGLSAEARVEPGEAYPLRLISRRMMNAYNSSARDLPALQRKWRYNPAFLHPDELATLGLAPGDRVSIVSDHARIDGIVEADASLRRGLVSMSHAFGGATDDDDVAELGSNTGRLTSVEREYDPFSGLPRMSNIPVRIERAALR; encoded by the coding sequence ATGGCCCGAGAAACCCGCCCCTCGTACTGCCGATTCTGTTTCAACGCCTGCGCGATGCTCGTCGACTTCGAGGACGGCGAACCGGTCGCGGTCCGCGGGGACCGCGAGAACCCCGTCTACCAGGGCTACTTCTGCGTGAAGGGCCAGCAGCTGCTGGAGGCGCGCCGACACCCGGAGCGGCTCCTCCACAGCCAGAAGCGCGACGCGGCGGGGCAGCACCGGCCCATTCCTTCTACGCAGGCCTTCGACGAGATCGCCGAGCGACTCGCCCGAATCCGCGAGACCTACGGCCCGCGCTCGATTGCGCTCTACAGCGGCACCTTCAGCACCGCCAACCCGGCAAACGGGACCCTGGCCACCGCGTGGATGAAGGCCCTCGGATCTCGGATGGCGTTCAACTCGAACACCATCGATCAACCCGGGAAGGCGCTGGCCCAGGCACTCCACGGGATGTGGATGGCGCCCTTCCAGGACTTCGCCACGGCCGACGTCGCGCTGCTGATCGGCGTCAACCCGCTGGTCGCGATGTCGGGCGGGATCCCCCAGGGCAATCCGGGCCGGTTCCTGGAGGACGCCCTGGCGCGCGGCTTGCGTCTGATCGCGATCGATCCGCGCCGCACGGAGACCGCCCGCCGCGCCCAGCACTACCTGCAACCGCGCCCCGGGGAAGATGCGGCGATCGTGGCGGCGCTGCTGCACGTCATCCTGGAAGAGGGGCTACACGACGCCGGGTTCTGCGAGGAGCACGTCGGGGGCCTGGATGCCCTGCGGGCCGCGATCGCGCCGTTCACCCCTGCCGAGGTCGCGCGCCGCGCCGACCTCGAGCCCGACGCCCTGATCGCCGCCGCGCGCCTCTTCGCCACCGCGGGGCGCGGCGTCGCCACGGCCGGGACCGGCCCGAACATGTCGGGCAACGGCACGCTCTTCGAGTACCTGCTGCTGTGCCTCAACACGGTGTGCGGCCGCTGGCTGCGCGCCGGCGAGCGCGTCGCCAACCCGGGCGCGGTCGTCCCTACCTTCTCCGCGAAGGCACAGGCGCTGCCCCCCTGGCCGGCCTGGGGCTTCGGCGAGAAGCTTCGCGTACGCGGTTTCACCAACACGGCGGCGGGTATGCCGACCCCGGCGCTCGCGGACGAGATCCTGCTGGAGGGCGAGGGGCGGGTGCGGGCCCTGGTGAACCTCGGCGGCAATCCGGTCGCCGCGTGGCCCGACCAGCGGAAGACGCTCGCGGCGCTCGAGAAGCTCGACCTGCTGGTCCAGATCGACATCAAGATGTCGGCGACCGCGCAACTCGCCGACTACGTGATCGCGGCGAAGCACTCCCTCGAGATGCCGGGCATCACGCTCAATCAGGACTACCTGGCGCTCTACGGTGTCGGCTTCGGTTACCCGGAAGCCTACGGCCAGTACACGCCGGCCCTGGTGGCGCCGCCCGAGGGCTCCGACGTCGTCGAGGAATGGGAGTTCTTCTACGAGACGGCCCGCCGCATGCAGCTGCCGCTCGCGCTGAAGCAAATGGCACTGACCGGGCCGGCACGCGGCGAACCGATTCCCCTCGACATGGACGACAAGCCGAGTTCCGAGGACATCTTCGCCATCCTGATGCGCGACGCGCGCATCTCCTTCGAGGAGCTCAAGCGCCATCCCCACGGCGCCACCTTCCCCGAGCCGGCCGTGCACGTGGCCCCGAAGGACGCCGGCTGGACCGGACGCCTCGACGTCGGCAACACCGACATGCTCGCCGCGCTGGCTGGACTGTCCGCCGAAGCGCGCGTGGAGCCTGGCGAAGCGTACCCGCTGCGCTTGATCTCCCGGCGCATGATGAATGCGTACAACTCCTCGGCGCGCGACCTCCCCGCGCTCCAGCGCAAGTGGCGCTACAACCCGGCCTTCCTGCACCCGGACGAGCTGGCCACCCTCGGCCTCGCGCCCGGCGATCGCGTGTCGATCGTGTCCGACCACGCGCGCATCGACGGCATCGTCGAAGCCGACGCCAGCCTGCGTCGCGGCCTCGTCTCGATGAGCCACGCCTTCGGCGGGGCCACCGACGACGACGACGTCGCCGAGCTCGGCAGTAATACCGGCCGCCTGACTTCCGTCGAACGCGAATACGACCCCTTTTCAGGGCTGCCGCGGATGAGCAACATTCCGGTCCGCATCGAACGCGCCGCCCTGCGCTGA
- a CDS encoding bile acid:sodium symporter family protein produces MQQLDQVLLALFLFLTMFGMGSTLSVPDFRRVLARPRALAIGVASQFVWMPFAAFLLARALGLPDALALGLIVMGCSSGGTTSNLFSYYAGADLALSIAMTVTSTVAALVLMPLALGIYTAPFTGDDLEVPYANVVSTLVAVLVPVAAGVWLRTRRPDWARRAERVGSLAGIAVLVLVFAVSVFRDHERITSFSAAEVFAGTALGPLGFVFGWLGARLLRVPGPQRRAICLETGIQNAPLAIGVIVVSFADAHAQEILRVPLLYGALVVPASAAVAVAFRRATTEAS; encoded by the coding sequence ATGCAGCAGCTCGATCAGGTCCTGCTGGCGCTGTTCCTGTTCCTGACCATGTTCGGGATGGGCTCGACGCTGTCGGTGCCCGACTTCCGACGCGTGCTCGCGCGTCCGCGCGCCCTGGCTATCGGGGTCGCGAGTCAGTTCGTCTGGATGCCTTTCGCGGCCTTCCTGCTGGCGCGCGCGCTGGGCCTTCCCGACGCCCTCGCCCTGGGCCTGATCGTGATGGGCTGCTCGTCGGGCGGCACCACCTCGAACCTCTTCTCCTACTACGCGGGCGCCGACCTCGCCCTGAGCATCGCCATGACGGTCACGTCGACGGTCGCGGCGCTCGTGCTGATGCCCCTGGCCCTGGGGATCTACACCGCTCCCTTCACCGGCGACGACCTCGAGGTGCCCTACGCCAACGTCGTTTCGACCCTCGTGGCCGTGTTGGTCCCGGTAGCCGCCGGGGTCTGGCTGCGCACGCGCCGCCCCGACTGGGCCCGGCGGGCCGAGCGGGTGGGTAGCCTCGCCGGCATCGCGGTCCTGGTGCTCGTCTTCGCGGTGAGCGTGTTCCGCGACCACGAGCGGATCACGAGCTTCAGCGCGGCCGAAGTCTTCGCGGGCACGGCGCTGGGGCCGCTGGGCTTCGTCTTCGGGTGGCTCGGCGCGCGTCTGTTGCGCGTGCCGGGCCCCCAGCGTCGCGCGATCTGCCTCGAGACAGGCATCCAGAACGCACCGCTCGCGATCGGTGTGATCGTGGTGAGCTTCGCCGATGCCCACGCGCAGGAGATCCTGCGCGTGCCGCTCCTCTACGGCGCGCTGGTCGTGCCCGCCTCTGCCGCGGTGGCCGTCGCCTTTCGGCGGGCGACCACCGAGGCCAGCTGA
- a CDS encoding PEP-CTERM sorting domain-containing protein — translation MIASRCARGFALAAVLLLLAPTSALAVNYGDFTSDTVEFLQVTDFGGGFGTPTTNLDTLDFNPSIVAGPGGLAFEQLNFTVRTLDPDGPGPDRFLIDQFIVDMDGIANVFTGTSVVDASVTVDITETNLGGTAPVNSTTTPYNQVLSVPGGTWNNSFVFDVGTILGGFPGFETASATEIQISILITLNNTGAGVSSLTNTEGMTFTFLGPGSVVPEPSTGLLLSFALGGLGIWRRHDRGRC, via the coding sequence ATGATTGCCTCTCGCTGTGCACGCGGATTTGCTCTCGCCGCCGTCCTTCTGCTCCTGGCGCCCACCAGCGCCCTCGCCGTCAACTACGGCGACTTCACTTCGGACACCGTCGAGTTCCTCCAGGTGACCGATTTCGGCGGCGGCTTCGGCACGCCGACCACGAACCTCGACACCCTCGACTTCAACCCGAGCATCGTCGCCGGCCCCGGCGGCTTGGCCTTCGAGCAGCTGAACTTCACGGTTCGCACGCTCGACCCCGACGGCCCGGGCCCGGACCGCTTCCTGATCGACCAGTTCATCGTCGACATGGACGGCATCGCGAACGTCTTCACCGGCACCTCGGTGGTGGACGCGAGCGTCACCGTCGACATCACGGAAACGAACCTCGGCGGCACGGCGCCGGTGAACTCCACGACGACCCCGTACAACCAGGTCCTGAGCGTCCCCGGCGGCACCTGGAACAACAGCTTCGTCTTCGATGTCGGCACCATCCTCGGCGGCTTCCCGGGCTTCGAGACGGCCTCGGCCACCGAGATCCAGATCTCGATCCTGATCACGCTGAACAACACGGGCGCCGGCGTCAGCTCACTGACCAACACCGAGGGCATGACCTTCACGTTCCTCGGGCCCGGTTCGGTCGTTCCGGAGCCTTCGACGGGTCTGCTCCTGAGCTTCGCCCTGGGCGGTCTCGGCATTTGGCGCCGCCACGACCGTGGGCGCTGCTAA